The Robbsia betulipollinis genome contains the following window.
GCCGGGCTTGCACGATTGGAATGGGCAGAATCTTCAAACGGAAATCGGCGCGGTGATAGCCAAGCACACGTTCACACCGAAGGTTGGCAAGAGCGCCACGGCCCTGAGCGTCTTTGTGACGCACGACGACGGGTACAGCAAGACCAGTGGCTCGGGCATGTCAGCGGTCAACGTTGATTCAGGAGACGACGAATGATCAGTCGTCGCCAGGCGGGGGCGCTGTCTTCACGAGGCGAACAAGGTCCATCGCCCCACGCAACACAAACGACACCTGGTCGGGGCGAAGCGTCTTCATGGCGTCTACCAGTGGCTGCATTGCATCAAGACGGTGTTCGTTGGCAATCGGAGTACCTCGGAACAGGTCCAAGAAGGTTAAGTCAAGCGCCGTGCAGAACTCGGACAGGCGTTGCAAGCTGGTGCTGGAGAAACCACTTTCTATGCGGGAGACGGTCTCTTTCGACACGTCTAGCCGTTCGCCAAGTTCGGTTTGAGACCAACCTTTCTGTTTGCGAGCGAAGGCAAGCCGTTTGCCGACCGCGACGTTTGTTTCGTTCTCGCGAATCTTTTGGGCTCGATCCACCTGATGCCTCCACTTTTTTGCAACACGAAGTGTTGCATTTACCGTAATCGATGCAAATGACGCAAAATGCAACGTTCAACATTTAGTGTTGCAGTTCGAGGCGATTAAGCTCTTTTTCTGAAAATAAAATCATGACCATGGCAATGAAGACGACGAAACAATGGGGTGTTGGTGCGCTGATGCTGGCCGGACTGTTGTCCGGATGCGCTACGCAGGACGGATCTGGCGGTATCGCGGGTGTGCTCACGAACACCGATGCGAAGATCAAGAGCGGTATTGACCAGCTATCGCACAGGATTTCCAGGTCGACGGATTACGGTTCCAGCTGGTACGTACCTGTAAGTGGCGGAACCGAAATAAAAAATATTTTTGACGACGGCATGGTCAGAGGTATGCGCACGACCAAGCAATGGCCAAGGGTCGCTCTGGAGGTCAACGACTGGGGCGAGCAGCAACATTGCTGGACGTACACCGCAACGATTTGGGCTAACGCGAAAACGAACCACGTTGAACGATTCCGGCTTTGTGACGACCAGCCTATTACGAACCACAACGACGTGACGGGGGATACCAACACAGGTGCCAACGCAACGGCACTGGTGGCGACCGGCATATCGACAGACATGCTCATGGCGTACGTCTTGCCCGGAGTACCGAACACAGGAAAGGATCGGACCACCGGCCCCTTGCCGCCCTCGTCGCAGTTCGGCGCCGCCGCTTTCAGCGACATGCGCATGACCGCGAAATGGGGCCTGCAGTTGGACATGCTGGGATTCTTGACGAAGTACAAGGCGAACACCGATCCGCGGTTCTGGATCGTGCGATTCGACCAAGCCGGCAAGCGTTCTTAAAGCACAAGATTAACGACGATCAAGGAAAAACACATGGCACGCGTTGAAGGAAAGGTTACGGACATCGGCACGTCAGATCCGGCGGGGGCACCTTCGTATCGATGTTATAAAGTTTTGACGATCGGAGGCGAAACGTTGCAGGGCCTTCACGTACACC
Protein-coding sequences here:
- a CDS encoding helix-turn-helix domain-containing protein, with the protein product MDRAQKIRENETNVAVGKRLAFARKQKGWSQTELGERLDVSKETVSRIESGFSSTSLQRLSEFCTALDLTFLDLFRGTPIANEHRLDAMQPLVDAMKTLRPDQVSFVLRGAMDLVRLVKTAPPPGDD